The DNA region GCCGGTCAGTTCATCCATCAGCTGCGGCTGAATATAGATCATCTGATAGCGCCACCCCTCGTCGCACGCCGACTCGCCGGTGTGCAGCTCATCCGGGTTCATCGTCACCAGCGAGTTAACCGGCGCCGTATACTGGGTTCCGCGATAGCGAAAACGCTGCGCGCCCGCTTCGATGGTGCCGATCCCAAAGGCTTCATGGGTGTGGGGTTCAAAAGCGTAACGGGAGATGTGAGCCTGATAGAGTTCCACACCGGGCAGGCCAGCAGGCTGCTGGAAACAGGCGCGGTCTTTTTCATAGGGGAAACTCGCCGGAACACCTTCCACCTTTAACTCCTTCTCTCAACCGATGTGACCTTCAGAATGCCTGCGACCGGGGGCAAAATGCAAAAGATTGCGATTCACTGTGCGCCGACGGCACAGCAGACGTATTCAGAGTATGAGGTGTGCTCGCCTTTGCGGCTGTCCGGTAACGTGCCGCGCAGGGACGCGGTACCGGCAGTGCGATCGGTGCGGGAACATGGACACCGCGCATAAAAAAAGCCCGCATCGCGGGCTTTTCGGCACTTTTTCTGCCAGCAGAATCAGAACGGAATATCGTCGTCGAAATCCATTGGCGGTTCATTGTTGTTGCTGGCAGGCGCACTCTGTGGCTGCTGCTGCTGCGGACGGGACTGCGCGCCGCCGCTGAACTGGTTGTTGTTGCCCTGCGGCTGCTGCGGCTGACCCCAGCCGTTGTTGTTGCCACCGCCGTTGCCGCCCTGCTGACGGCCACCCAGCATCTGCATGGTGCCACCGACGTTCACGACCACTTCTGTGGTGTAACGCTCCTGGCCACCCTGATCCTGCCATTTACGGGTACGCAGCTGGCCTTCGATGTAAACCTGCGATCCCTTTTTCAGGTATTCGCCCGCGACTTCGGCCAGCTTGCCAAACAGCACCACACGGTGCCACTCGGTGATCTCTTTGTTTTCACCGGTCTGCTTGTCACGCCAGCTCTCAGACGTCGCCAGCGTAATGTTCGCAACCGCGCCGCCATTGGGCATATAACGTACTTCCGGATCCTGACCCAGATTCCCGACAAGAATCACTTTGTTAACGCCACGACTGGCCATGTTGCTGTCTCCCGATGAGTTAATGCATACAGTCTAATCCATCAATTCTAACACGTCCTGCGCACTGTTTCCCACTTTAGAGCGGGGTTCCAGTTTTAATCTGCCCGCCGCCCGGACCACAGAGTACTGGATATTTATTCAGTCTATTTTTTGTGCCATAATGACACGTTTATTCTGGCCGTGTCGGCAAGGCGCGGTGAGTGCTGCTAATCCGGGAAAGGTGAATGGATAAGATCGAAGTTCGTGGTGCCCGCACCCATAATTTGAAAAACATTAACCTGACCATCCCACGCGACAAACTCATTGTGGTGACCGGCCTGTCAGGCTCCGGTAAATCCTCACTGGCGTTTGATACGCTGTATGCGGAAGGTCAGCGCCGCTATGTAGAGTCGCTCTCTGCGTATGCGCGCCAGTTTCTTTCGTTAATGGAGAAGCCGGACGTCGATCACATCGAAGGTTTGTCGCCCGCCATCTCTATCGAACAGAAATCCACGTCGCACAACCCGCGTTCTACGGTGGGAACCATCACCGAGATCCATGACTACCTGCGTCTGCTGTTTGCCCGCGTGGGCGAACCGCGCTGCCCGGATCATGATGTGCCGCTGGCGGCGCAGACCGTCAGCCAGATGGTCGATCAGGTGCTCTCGCAGCCGGAAGGCCGTCGCCTGATGCTGCTGGCGCCGGTGATTAAAGATCGCAAGGGCGAACACACCAAAACGCTGGAGAACCTGGCGGCGCAGGGCTATATCCGCGCGCGCATCGATGGTGAAGTGTGCGACCTCTCCGATCCACCAAAGCTGGAACTGCAGAAGAAACACACCATCGAAGTGGTGATTGACCGCTTTAAAGTGCGCGACGACCTGTCGACCCGCCTGGCGGAATCGTTTGAAACCACGCTGGAGCTTTCGGGCGGCACGGCGATTGTCGCGGATATGGATGATGCCGACGCCGAAGAGCTGCTCTTCTCGGCTAACTTCGCCTGTCCGGTCTGTGGTTACAGCATGAGCGAACTGGAGCCGCGCCTCTTCTCGTTCAACAACCCGGCCGGTGCCTGCCCGACCTGTGACGGCCTGGGCGTGCAGCAATATTTCGATCCCGATCGTGTGGTGCAGAATCCGGAGCTTTCGCTGGCGGGCGGCGCTATCCGCGGCTGGGATCGCCGCAACTTCTACTACTTCCAGATGCTGCGTTCGCTGGCGGACCACCTCAGCTTCGACATTGAAGCCGCGTTCGGCAGCCTGCCCGACAACGTACAGAAGGTGATTCTGTATGGGTCAGGTAAAGAGAACATCGAATTTAAGTACATCAACGATCGCGGTGACACTTCAGTGCGCCGCCATCCGTTTGAGGGCGTGCTCAACAATATGGAGCGCCGCTACAAAGAGACCGAATCCTCTGCGGTGCGCGAAGAGCTGGCGAAATTCATCAGCAACCGCGCCTGTGCCAGCTGTGAAGGCACCCGTCTGCGTCGCGAAGCCCGTCACGTCTATGTCGAGAACACCACGCTGCCGACCATCTCGGAGATGAGCATCGGGCATGCGATGTCCTTCTTTGGAAATCTGAAACTCAGCGGCCAGCGTGCGCAGATCGCCGAGAAAGTCCTGAAAGAGATTGGCGATCGCCTGAGCTTCCTGGTGAACGTCGGCCTGAACTATCTTTCGATGTCACGTTCTGCCGAGACCCTGTCCGGCGGTGAAGCGCAGCGTATCCGTCTGGCGAGCCAGATCGGTGCCGGGCTGGTCGGCGTGATGTATGTGCTGGATGAGCCTTCTATCGGCCTGCACCAGCGCGACAACGAACGTCTGCTCGGCACCCTGATTCACCTGCGCGATCTCGGTAACACGGTGATCGTGGTTGAGCACGACGAAGATGCGATCCGTGCCGCTGACCATGTGATCGACATCGGCCCGGGTGCCGGTGTGCATGGTGGTCAGGTCGTTGCGGAAGGCACCGTGGATGAGATCATGGCGCAGGAAGCGTCGCTGACCGGCCAGTTCCTGAGCGGCAAGCGTGAGATTGCGGTGCCGGAAGCGCGCGTCAAAGGCGATCCGGCGAAGGTGCTGAAGATTACCGGCGCGCGCGGCAACAACCTCAAGGATGTCACGCTGACGCTGCCGGTCGGACTCTTCACCTGCATCACCGGCGTCTCCGGCTCCGGTAAATCGACGCTGATCAACGACACGCTGTTCCCGATTGCCCAGCGGGCGCTGAACGGCGCGACCATCGCGGAACCGGCGCCCTACCGCGATGTGGCGGGTCTGGAGCACTTCGACAAGGTGATCGACATCGACCAGAGCCCGATCGGTCGAACTCCGCGTTCTAACCCGGCCACCTACACCGGCATCTTTACGCCAGTGCGTGAACTCTTTGCCGGCGTGCCGGAAGCGCGTTCGCGTGGCTATAACCCGGGCCGCTTCAGCTTCAACGTGCGCGGCGGACGCTGTGAGGCCTGTCAGGGCGACGGCGTGCTGAAAGTCGAGATGCACTTCCTGCCGGATATCTATGTGCCGTGCGACCAGTGCAAAGGCAAACGCTACAACCGCGAAACGCTGGAAGTGAAGTACAAGGGCAAGAGCATTCACGAAGTGCTGGAGATGACCATCGAAGAGGCGCGTGAGTTCTTCGATGCGGTGCCGGCGCTGGCGCGTAAGCTGCAGACGCTGATGGATGTGGGTCTCTCCTATATCCGTCTCGGCCAGTCGGCGACGACGCTCTCCGGCGGTGAAGCGCAGCGTGTGAAACTGGCGCGTGAGCTTTCCAAGCGTGGCACCGGCCAGACGCTCTACATTCTGGATGAGCCAACCACCGGTCTGCACTTTGCCGATATCCAGCAGCTGCTGGAAGTGCTGCATCAGCTGCGCGATCAGGGCAACACCATCGTGGTGATTGAGCACAACCTCGACGTGGTGAAAACCGCCGACTGGATTGTCGATCTCGGCCCGGAAGGGGGCAGCGGCGGCGGTGAAATCCTGGTGGCGGGCACGCCAGAGACCGTCGCGGAGTGTGAGAAATCCCATACGGCGCGCTTCCTCAAGCCGCTGTTACAGAAGTAATCCCCTCAGGCCCGCCGTGTGCGGGCCTTTTTATGACCCCTGCCGATTCAGCCAGAAAAATGCAGGATCAGGCAAGATTCAGACATGTATAGGCATATACGCTTTTCACCACGCTGACTATCCTTAAGCGGTTCCTCTTTGGCACGCCCTGCGTCGCCCTGTTTTTGCAACCTGTTCAGAGGGCTGCACTTCATCAGAAAAACTCACGACACATCGAAACTGGAGACACCATGAATATTACGCATGCGTATGCTGCTCAGGATGCAAAATCCAAACTGGCACCGTTCGATTTCAAGCCGCGTGAGCTGCGCGACCATGACGTCCAGCTTGAGGTGCTGTTCTGTGGCGTTTGCCATTCAGACCTGCATCAGGCCCGTAATGAGTGGAAAAACACGATTTTCCCTGTCGTGCCGGGTCATGAAATTGTCGGTCGCGTGACCGCCGTTGGCCCGCAGACGCAGAAATATAAAGTCGGCGATCTGGTTGGCGTGGGCTGTATGGTGGACTCCTGCCGCAGCTGTCCGAGCTGTCAGCAGGGGCTGGAGCAGTATTGCGAAAACGGGTTCGTCGGCACCTACAACGGTGAAGATCGCGAAACCGGCGTGATCACCTACGGCGGTTACTCCACGTCAATGGTGGTGGATGAGAGCTTTGTGCTGCGCATTCCCGAGAACCTGGAGCTGGCGGGCGTCGCACCGCTGCTGTGCGCCGGTATCACCACCTACTCTCCGCTGCGCCACTGGAACGTTGGCCCGGGCAAAAAAGTGGGCATCGTCGGGTTAGGCGGTCTGGGCCACATGGGCGTGAAGATTGCCCACGCAATGGGCGCGCATGTGGTGCTGTTTACCACCTCGGAATCTAAAATCGAAGATGGCAAACGTCTGGGTGCCGATAAAGTCGTGATCTCTAAAGATCCGGCGCAGATGGCGCAGCATGCCAACAGCTTCGACTTTATTCTCAACACCGTGGCGGCGCAGCACGATCTCAACCCGTTCATCACCCTGCTGAAGCTGGATGGCAACATGACGCTGGTCGGTGCGCCGGAGCACGATCACCCGGCGCCTCAGGTGTTTAACCTGATCTTCAAACGCCGCAGCATTGCCGGTTCACTAATCGGCGGCATCGCGGAAACGCAGGAGATGCTCGATTTCTGTGGTCAGCACAACATCACCTCAGACATTGAACTGATCGCGATGGACCAGATTAACGACGCCTACGAACGCATGCTGAAAAGCGACGTGAAGTACCGCTTTGTTATCGACATCAACACGCTGCGCGAACAGCCTGCCGCATAATCCTCCTGCGCTAAACCCTCTTGCTCAGGTAAGAGGGTTTTTTTTTGCGGTCTACCGCCCCGCCGCCACCTGCTGCCAGGAGGCGTCGATCAGATAGTAGATCTGCGAATCTTTCAGCGAGCCGTCGAGAAACAGCGTGCTCCAGTGGGACTTATTCAGGTGCTCGCTGGGAATAATGTCGCTGTGCTCTTCGCGCAGTAACTCGGCCAGCGCCGGCGTCGATTTCAGCGATATCGCGGGCCGCCCTTTGGCCTCGTGCACCATCGCAAACAGCACACCGTTGCTCTTGATTTGTGTCGCTTTCCAGTCGCTGTGGACGCTCTGCTCCGCGCCCGGTTTGCTCATACAATAGGTCAGTAAGTCTGAGTTATTCATGACGATTCCCCCTGTAACGTCGCGACAATTCGCCTGGCACCGCCATCAATGCGATGCTCGCCCAGCCAGATACCCTGCCAGGTGCCCAGCACCAGACGGCCGCGCTGAACCGGTAAGAGTAACGACACGCCTAAGGTCGAGGATTTGATGTGCGCGGGCATGTCATCGCGTCCTTCATAGTCGTGCTGATAGGGTGCATTTTCCGGCACGTGCCGCATGAAATGCTGCTCCATATCGCTGCGCACCGTCGGGTCACAGTTCTCATTTAAGGTTAACGACGCCGACGTATGCTGTAACAGCAGATGCAGCAGGCCGGTTTTGATATCCCGCAGGCCGGAGAGCGATGCGACAATTTCATCGGTGACCAGATGAAAGCCGCGTGGCTTCGCGCTCAGCGTGAGGGTTTGTTGATGCCACATAACGGTTTCCTTGAACGATTGTCCCGTTTAAGTGTGCAGCATGTCGCCCAAAGGTAAACCCTGCCCCATAAAAAAACCGCCGGCGCGAACCCGGCGGTTTTTTTCACAGCGTGGCGCGTCGTTACATGACGGCGGCGAAGGCCTCTGCCACCTGATGCACATTTTTGCTGTTAAGACCGGCGACGCACATACGGCCGCTGCCCACCAGGTAGATGCCAAATTCGTTGCGCAGGCGATCGACCTGCTGCGCGCTCAGGCCGGTGTAGCTGAACATGCCGCGCTGCTTCAGCAGGTAGTCAAAGTTTTTGCCCGGCAGCGCGGTGCGCAGCACCTCGACCAATGACTCACGCATCGCGAGGATACGCAGGCGCATCGCTTCCACTTCCGCCAGCCAGCTCGCTTTCAGTGCCTCATCGTTGAGGACACGCGCCACAACCTGCGCACCAAAGTTCGGCGGGCTGGAGTAGTTACGACGAACGGTCGCTTTGAGCTGGCCCAGCACGCGCGCTGACTCTTCGGCGCTGTCGCAGACGATAGAGAGACCGCCCACGCGCTCACCGTAAAGTGAGAAGATCTTCGAGAACGAGTTACTCACCAGCGCAGGCAGACCGGCCGCCGCGACGGCGCGCAGCGCATAAGCATCCTGCTGCATACCGGCACCAAAGCCCTGATAGGCGATGTCCAGGAAAGGAATCAGCTGCTGCGCTTTCAGCACCTCAATGGTTTCATCCCACTGCGCGTCTGTCAGGTCGGCGCCGGTCGGGTTATGGCAGCAGGGGTGCAACAGAACGATGCTGCGGGCTGGCAGGGTTTTCAGGGTGCTGATGAAGGCATCAAAGCGCACACCGTGGGTTTCTGCGTCATACCAGGGGTAAGTGTTCACCTCAAAACCGGCACCGTTGAAGATCGCGATGTGGTTTTCCCAGGTCGGATCGCTGACCCAGACGGCGGACTGCGGGAAATAGCGCTTCAGGAAATCGGCGCCCACTTTCAGCGCGCCCGAACCGCCCAGCGTCTGAATCGAGGCGATACGGCCCGCCTGCAACATCGGATGATCTGCTCCGAACAGCAGCGGTGCAATCGCGCTCCGGTAGCTGTTCAGCCCTTCCATTGGCAGGTAGAGCGATGCCTGATGCGGCTCAGCATAGATCTGCTCTTCGGCAGCCGCCACGGCCTTCAGCTGCGGGATGATGTTCTGTTCGTTGTAATAGAGCCCGATACTCAGGTTAACTTTGTGTTCGCGCGGGTCTTGTTTGAAAGCTTCCATCAACGACAGAATCGGATCGCCAGCATAGGCATCAACGTTTTGAAACACGGTGTAGGTCTCCAAGATTGGTCCAGAGGTAAAAACGGGTTAAACCCGGTAGCGTCCCGGACGGTGGTTCATTGCAATAATCAGATTCAGGATCACCGCCCCCGCAATCGAGGCGAGCAGAATCGGGCCACTCACCACAAACAGGGACGCCAGCACGACGCAGGTATCCACCGCCATTTGCAGTTTTCCCGCGCGGATCCCAAAGCGGTCCTGAAGCCACAGCGCCAGAATGTTGATGCCGCCCAGGCTCGCTTTATGACGAAACAACACTATAAACCCGATTCCCATGATGACGTTACCGAACAGTGTCGCATAGAAGGGATTGAGATCGGAAAAGTGGACGAACAGCGGATGCAGCTGGGAAAACAGCGACACCAGACCGACGGCGCAGAAGGTTTTCAGGGTGAATTCCCAGCCCATGCGTTTTACGGCCAGCCAGTAAAAAGGGATGTTGATCAGGAAGAAGGCGCCGCCAAACGACAGCGGCGAGAGGTAACTGATCAGAAAGGCGATACCGGCGGTGCTGCCGGTCAGCGCCCCGGCCTGTTTCAGCATAATGACGCCGAACGAGACCATCAGGGTGCCCAGCACCATCGCCAGCGCATCTTCGATGCGCGAATGCGGGACGCGGGCGGGTTCTGCGATGTTATCCATGGGGGTTGTCTCAGTGCAAATGATGCGGTTCCAATGCAAAAAACGCACCATCGTCACCGCACTCACCGGCGGCTGCGCGGCTGCCCGCGATATCTCATTGATATCTAACAGGCTTCAGAACAGAATTTTTTGCATGAGCGCGGTCTGCAACCGTCAGTTCATGCGAAAAACCTCGTTATGATGCGCGTTGTTTGCATGCTTTGCCGCCAGTGTGCACCAAAAGCGCACAACACGCACCTTTTTAGCGCGTTCTGCTTTCCGGCATCATCATCAGCCCGTTCTCTTTCATACGGCCCAGCACCACCGAGGTTTTCACATGGGATACGCTCTGATGACCCGCGACTAACTGACTGATCAGGGCACTCAGGGCGTTGAGATCGGCCACGGCGACCTTGAGCAGATAGTCCGCATCGCCGGTAGTTTTATAGGCATCGACGATCGCCTGCTCCTGCTCCACCATGCGGTGAAAACTCTCGACATACTCCGCCGTATGGTTAATCAGGCGCACCTCAATCAGTCCCACCATGCCCAGCCCGATGGCATCGGGTGACAGCCGGGCGTGATAGCCCAGGATCAGATTAGCCTGTTCCAGATTGATACGGCGGCGGGAGCATTGTGAGGCCGAGAGGCCGACCAGATCGCTCAGTTCCTGATTGGTCAGACGGCCGTTAGATTGTAATAAGGTCAGGATTTTAAGGTCGTAATCGTCTACGTGAGTCATTCCGTTTCCACAGCGTAATGGTCGTCGCTTTGTTACAGATAACCCGATAACCCGAGAAGTTGTCCAACACTATTTTCCGATGATGGGAGCTGTCATGCACAGATCGTGCATGACAGCCCGGTGCGGAGATTATTCGTCGTCGTATTGCGGGCCTGCATAGTTATCAAAGCGGGACCACTGACCGTTAAAGGTCAGGCGCACCGTACCGATCGGGCCGTTACGCTGTTTACCCAGGATGATCTCGGCGATCCCTTTGAGATCGCTGTTTTCGTGATAGACCTCATCGCGATAGATAAACATGATCAAATCCGCATCCTGCTCGATCGAGCCCGATTCACGCAGATCCGAGTTCACCGGCCGCTTATCGGCGCGCTGTTCCAGTGAGCGGTTAAGCTGCGACAGCGCCACAACCGGCACGTTCAGCTCTTTCGCCAGCGCCTTCAGCGAGCGGGAGATCTCCGCAATTTCCAGCGTACGGTTGTCCGACAGCGACGGCACGCGCATCAGCTGCAGGTAGTCGATCATAATCAGGCTTAATCCGCCGTTTTCACGGTAGATGCGCCGGGCGCGGGAGCGCACTTCGGTGGGCGTCAGGCCGGAAGAGTCATCGATATACATGTTCTTCTTCTCCAGCAGGATACCCATGGTGCCGGAGATGCGCGCCCAGTCCTCATCATCGAGCTGGCCGGTTCGGATGCGGGTTTGATCGACGCGGGAAAGTGACGCCAGCATACGCATCATGATCTGCTCGCTGGGCATCTCCAGGCTGAAGATCAGCACCGGTTTTTCCTGCAGCATGGCGGCGTTTTCGCACAGGTTCATCGCAAAGGTGGTTTTACCCATCGACGGACGGGCCGCGACAATAATCAGGTCAGATCCCTGCAGACCCGCCGTCTTTTTATTCAGATCCTGATACCCCGTATCGACGCCGGTGACACCGTCGTGGGGCGTCTGATAGAGCGACTCGATTCGGGAAACGGTCGATTCCAGGATCTGCTCGATATTTTTCGGGCCCGCATCTTTATCTGCGCGCGCTTCCGCGATCTTAAAGACGTTCGACTCCGCAAAGTCGAGCAGCTCCTCGCTGTTGCGCCCCTGCGGATCGTAACCCGCATCCGCGATCTGGTTGGCGACGGAGATCATCTCACGCACTACCGCACGTTCGCGCACGATATCGGCATAGGCACCGATGTTCGCCGCACTCGGGGTGTTTTTTGCCAGCTCAGCCAGATAGGCGAAGCCGCCCGCCATCTCCAGTTCGCCACGGGTTTCCAGCGATTCAGAGAGCGTAATCAGGTCGATGGGTTTGCTGTTTTCCAGCAGCCGCTGCATCTCTGAAAAAATCAGCCGATGCGAACGGTTGAAAAAATCATTCGCGACGACGCGCTCAGAGACGTTATCCCAGCGCTCGTTATCCAGCATCAACCCACCCAGCACAGACTGCTCCGCTTCCAGCGAATGCGGGGGCATTTTCACGCCTGCGAGCTGGCGATCCTGCGTTTCGTTCGATTTGTTGGTGGGTTTATTTCCTGCCATAGTGAATGCATTACCGATCTTCTGTGGGGACGCGCAAGTATACCTTAGTTGAGGGGCGTGCCTCACCCTCATGATGAAACAATCACAGGAGTCAGAATGGCAAAGCGTATTCAGTTCAGTGCGCACGGCGGACCGGACGTTTTAGAGTGGACAGATTTTTCACCTGCTGAGCCAGCGGATCATGAAGTTCAGGTAACGCATCGCGCAATCGGCATCAACTACATCGATACCTATGTTCGCAGCGGCCTCTATCCGGTGGCCGCCTTTCCCTCTGGCCTGGGAACGGAAGCCGCGGGCGTGGTATCACGGGTCGGCCGCGGCGTTACCCTGTTCAGGCCCGGCGACCGCGTGGTCTATTGCCTGGCGTCCATGGGTGCCTACAGCGAAGTGCACAACGTGGCGGAAGATCGCCTGATGCATCTGCCGGAGGCGATCAGTTTTGAACAGGGCGCGGCCAGCTATCTGAAAGGGCTGACCACGCAGTATCTGCTGCGCCAGACCCATAAAATCAGCGCCGGCGAAACCTTCCTGTTTCATGCGGCCGCAGGCGGCGTCGGCCTGATCGCCTGTCAGTGGGCCAAAGCGCTGGGCGCGCACCTGATCGGCACGGTGGGTTCCGCAGAGAAAGCCGCGCTGGCGAAACAGGCCGGTGCCTGGGCGACCATTAACTATCGCGAAGAGGACATTGCGCAGCGCGTCAGCGAACTGACCGACGGAAAAAAAGTGGGCGTGGTCTACGACTCGGTCGGCCGGGATACCTGGGAAGCGTCGCTGGATTCGCTGCGTCGTCATGGCCTGCTGGTGAGTTTTGGCAACGCCTCCGGGCCGGTGACCGGCGTTGATCTCGGCATCCTCAATAAGAAAGGGTCGCTGTTTGTGACCCGCCCTTCGCTGTTTGGCTACATCACCAACCGTCAGGAGCTGGAAACTGCCAGCGCCGAGCTCTTTTCGCTGCTGGCCAGCGGCGCGATTCAGGTGGAGGTTCCCGCGCAGCAGAAGTTTGCGCTTAAAGAGGCCAGCAGAGCGCATCAGATGCTGGAGAGCCGCGCCACGCAGGGCTCCTGTCTGTTAATCCCGTAAGCGTCAGCAACAAAAAGGGCTTCCCGCAGGAAGCCCTCTTCTTTTTTTCTTTTTTGTTCGCGCTGGTGTAGGGACAGCGGCGATGAATTCATGTCGAGTCGATGGCACATCGAATTGACGACAGCATCCTGCCAGAAAACATAAGTAAAAAATATGTTTAATTGCAGATCCGCGTTAAACAATCACTCACTCTGTGATCGTCACCGCATTTAGCGCCAGCCTTTCCGGTCTAACCTGTTGATCTTACGACGCAGCCTGCGGCGGGCTCGTGCGTCACTGTCGCCAGAAAATGCCCGATGCAGCCAGACGGCGATCACCGCCAGCACCAGCCACGGTAACACTTTAATAACAAGTGCGAACAGCCCCCCGACAACCATCACCAGGGTTGCCACCCCCAGTGCCGCCAGCACGCCCAGCAGCGAAACGCCGGTCAGCAACAGCATCAGGAAAAACCCCAATACAAATAAAATTTCCACGTCAGTGCTCCTGATTGATCTTCACTGACAGAAGCAGTACAAAAAGCGTGCCAACAGATAACCTGCTGTTTTTGCAGCACTAAACGGGCACGCTGCACCTGAGAGCTGGTGAAAAAAACCAGATCCTGGCGTAAAAAAAACCAGCCTCGGGGCTGGTTTTTTTATGCTTCAGAAGAGCGGTCAGGCTTCCTGCGGGATTTTATCCGCGACCAGCGACAGCGCCGCCTCCAGCACACGCACGTCCGCGCCCGGCTTGTGCGCATTTTCGCTCAGATGGCGACGCCACTGGCGCGCGCCCGGAATGCCCTGGAACAGCCCCAGCATATGGCGCGTAATGTGGCCAAGATAGGTGCCCTTCGCCAGCTCCGCTTCGATATAAGGGTACATGGCGCGCACCACCTCAACCGGGTTCACCGCCGGATGCTCACGGCCAAACAGGGTCTGATCGACCTGCGCCAGAATGCCGGGGTTCTGATAGGCTTCGCGGCCCATCATTACGCCATCGAGGTGCTGCAGATGGTTCTGCGCCTCTTCCAGCGTTTTCACGCCGCCATTCAGGGCGAGGGTCAGATGCGGGAAATCGCGTTTCAGCTGCCAGACGCGCGGATAATCCAGCGGCGGGATCTCGCGATTCTCTTTTGGGCTGAGGCCGGAGAGCCAGGCTTTACGCGCATGGATAATAAAGGTGTCGCACTCGCCGCGCCCCGCGACCGTGCCGATGAAATCGGTCAGGAACGCATAGCTGTCCAGCTCATCAATACCAATCCGCGTTTTGACGGTGACCGGGATCGACACCACATCGCGCATCGCTTTAACCGCATCGGCGACCAGCGTCGCCTCGGCCATCAGACAGGCACCGAAACGGCCATTCTGTACCCGATCGGAGGGACAACCGACGTTCAGGTTCACTTCATCGTAGCCGCGCTGCTCTGCCAGCTTCGCGCAGTGCGCCAGCGCCGCCGGATCGCTGCCGCCCAGCTGCAACGCGACCGGATGTTCGGCCTCGCTATAAGCCAGATAATCCCCTTTGCCATGAATGATGGCGCCGGTGGTAACCATTTCGGTATAGAGCAGCGTATCAGCCGTCAGCTGACGGTGGAAATAGCGACAGTGGCGATCGGTCCAGTCGAGCATAGGCGCGACAGAGAAGCGTTGCGAAGAAAATTCAGGCATGAAGTACAGGCAATCCGGTAATTAAGGTGATGGAATTCTGTGCAAGGATAACACAAGGCGGGGCGATAGTGCATCGCCCCGCCCCGGACCGCCTGAATAACGCGCTTAGAAGTTGAAACCCAGCTGCGCCATTGCGCCCCAGGTGTTGTTTGCACCCACCGAGCCCGCCAGATCCAGATGGACGGCGTTGTTAAACGGCGAGAGACCAAAACCGGCGGTCGCCACATTCTCGTCGTTGGACCGCATGTCCGCACGATAACCGGCACGCAGCTGCAGCCAGTCGAGTACGCGATATTCTGCGCCTGCAGCCACATACTGGCTGTTTCCCTGACTTTTGAAGCGTCTGGTCTCCGTCAGATCCACATCGCCCGTCACGGTGAACGGACCTTTATCCCAGGCCAGGCCGGTAGTGACCAGCGGGCGAATCTGATAGGTATCGCGATAACCATTGACCTCGCGGGTCTGCAGATCGCGCGACACCAGGTTCTGACCGGTCACGCCCAGCGTCCAGTTCTCCGCAAAGGTCGTCGCCAGACCGGCA from Pantoea deleyi includes:
- the ssb1 gene encoding single-stranded DNA-binding protein SSB1, which codes for MASRGVNKVILVGNLGQDPEVRYMPNGGAVANITLATSESWRDKQTGENKEITEWHRVVLFGKLAEVAGEYLKKGSQVYIEGQLRTRKWQDQGGQERYTTEVVVNVGGTMQMLGGRQQGGNGGGNNNGWGQPQQPQGNNNQFSGGAQSRPQQQQPQSAPASNNNEPPMDFDDDIPF
- the uvrA gene encoding excinuclease ABC subunit UvrA, whose translation is MDKIEVRGARTHNLKNINLTIPRDKLIVVTGLSGSGKSSLAFDTLYAEGQRRYVESLSAYARQFLSLMEKPDVDHIEGLSPAISIEQKSTSHNPRSTVGTITEIHDYLRLLFARVGEPRCPDHDVPLAAQTVSQMVDQVLSQPEGRRLMLLAPVIKDRKGEHTKTLENLAAQGYIRARIDGEVCDLSDPPKLELQKKHTIEVVIDRFKVRDDLSTRLAESFETTLELSGGTAIVADMDDADAEELLFSANFACPVCGYSMSELEPRLFSFNNPAGACPTCDGLGVQQYFDPDRVVQNPELSLAGGAIRGWDRRNFYYFQMLRSLADHLSFDIEAAFGSLPDNVQKVILYGSGKENIEFKYINDRGDTSVRRHPFEGVLNNMERRYKETESSAVREELAKFISNRACASCEGTRLRREARHVYVENTTLPTISEMSIGHAMSFFGNLKLSGQRAQIAEKVLKEIGDRLSFLVNVGLNYLSMSRSAETLSGGEAQRIRLASQIGAGLVGVMYVLDEPSIGLHQRDNERLLGTLIHLRDLGNTVIVVEHDEDAIRAADHVIDIGPGAGVHGGQVVAEGTVDEIMAQEASLTGQFLSGKREIAVPEARVKGDPAKVLKITGARGNNLKDVTLTLPVGLFTCITGVSGSGKSTLINDTLFPIAQRALNGATIAEPAPYRDVAGLEHFDKVIDIDQSPIGRTPRSNPATYTGIFTPVRELFAGVPEARSRGYNPGRFSFNVRGGRCEACQGDGVLKVEMHFLPDIYVPCDQCKGKRYNRETLEVKYKGKSIHEVLEMTIEEAREFFDAVPALARKLQTLMDVGLSYIRLGQSATTLSGGEAQRVKLARELSKRGTGQTLYILDEPTTGLHFADIQQLLEVLHQLRDQGNTIVVIEHNLDVVKTADWIVDLGPEGGSGGGEILVAGTPETVAECEKSHTARFLKPLLQK
- a CDS encoding NAD(P)-dependent alcohol dehydrogenase, which gives rise to MNITHAYAAQDAKSKLAPFDFKPRELRDHDVQLEVLFCGVCHSDLHQARNEWKNTIFPVVPGHEIVGRVTAVGPQTQKYKVGDLVGVGCMVDSCRSCPSCQQGLEQYCENGFVGTYNGEDRETGVITYGGYSTSMVVDESFVLRIPENLELAGVAPLLCAGITTYSPLRHWNVGPGKKVGIVGLGGLGHMGVKIAHAMGAHVVLFTTSESKIEDGKRLGADKVVISKDPAQMAQHANSFDFILNTVAAQHDLNPFITLLKLDGNMTLVGAPEHDHPAPQVFNLIFKRRSIAGSLIGGIAETQEMLDFCGQHNITSDIELIAMDQINDAYERMLKSDVKYRFVIDINTLREQPAA
- a CDS encoding MmcQ/YjbR family DNA-binding protein, encoding MNNSDLLTYCMSKPGAEQSVHSDWKATQIKSNGVLFAMVHEAKGRPAISLKSTPALAELLREEHSDIIPSEHLNKSHWSTLFLDGSLKDSQIYYLIDASWQQVAAGR
- a CDS encoding secondary thiamine-phosphate synthase enzyme YjbQ, which gives rise to MWHQQTLTLSAKPRGFHLVTDEIVASLSGLRDIKTGLLHLLLQHTSASLTLNENCDPTVRSDMEQHFMRHVPENAPYQHDYEGRDDMPAHIKSSTLGVSLLLPVQRGRLVLGTWQGIWLGEHRIDGGARRIVATLQGESS